Genomic DNA from Anolis carolinensis isolate JA03-04 unplaced genomic scaffold, rAnoCar3.1.pri scaffold_46, whole genome shotgun sequence:
tttgtgcacggaatgcttctggaacatggccacacagcccgaaagacatacagcaacactGCAGAAGCCGTTTTATTCCAGGGCTGTTTTTGGGTCATGGAGCAAAAGGGTGCACAGGGAGTCCGGCAGGACCCTTGGAGACCCTTGAGGAGGGGGCCAGGCCTTGTGGAGTCCAAGTCCACCTCTGATGGAGTGACCGGGGACCTATAAAGGCTTATGCTGGtcgcctctcctcctccttgagCCTGGAAGGTGCCCCCTTTGAGACACAAATGCTGCACGGCAGGAAACGGAGCCAGAAGCCAATTAAGACAACCAGGGCGGAGGGAAACATCACAGGGTTTGGCAAAGGACACCAAGAATGGGTTGcggtgagggttttttttatgtaattcagaggttgtgaggatgcctaccatagatgtgggcgaaacatcaggagagaatgcctctggaacatggaaaactcaccacaacccagtgattccagccgtgaaagccttcgacaagacaccAAGAATCACGGTAGAACCACAGGAGGCGCCAAAGCCCATCGCAtcccggaagctaagcagggtcagccctggttggtgTTTGGATGGGAGTCCATCAAGTCACCCCAGGTGTTGAAAAGACACCAAGAATCACCGTAGAACCACAGGAGGTGCCAAAGCCCATTGCATCCcttaagctaagcagggtcagccctggttggtgTTTGGATGGGAGTCCATCAAGTCACCCCAGGTGTTGAAAAGACACCAAGAATCACCGTAGAACCACAGGAGGTGCCAAAGCCCATCATATcccagaagctaagcagggtcatccctgGTTGGTGTTTGGATGGGAGTCCATCAAGTCACCCCAGGTGTTGAAAAGACACCAACAATCACCATAGAACCACAGGAGGTGCCAAAGCCCATTGCATCCCttaagctaagtagggtcagccctggttggtaTTTGGATGGGCGTCCATCAAGTCACCCCAGGTGTTGAAAAGACACCAAGTATCACCGTAGAACCACAGGAGGTGCCAAAGCCCATCGCAtcccggaagctaagcagggtcagccctggtagGTGCTTGGATGGGAGTCCATCAAGTCAACCCAGGTGTACTTTAGGCTCTATTTCAAACAAAAACCACTTTTGAAGGTCCCTTGCCTCAGAAAACCTTTCGATGGGGTCATCAAAACCAGACAGGTCACTTCCCTTGAAGTCCAGTTGCCCTGATCCTGGCCGATGTTGGCCATCCCTTTATTAGGTAGAGAATACTGAATTTCTCAAGAAATTGCTTTTCTGGCAAAATGTTTCCCATCTGAGATCCCATCTGATCCTGAGAGCAaaacagggccagccctggttggtacttggatgggagaccaccaacttACAGACCTTGAACTCCATGAGGTTGCTGTAAGGCAGTAGATGATTCGAAGGCCTCACCTGCtcatctcctcctctccctcgCCCAGGTACGTCCTGCTGCTGGTGACCCTCTTCTTGGTCCCGGGGCTGGTGATGACGGTGGCTTACGGGCTCATCTCCCGCGAACTCTACCGGGGCATCCAGTTCGAGATGGACCTCACGCGCAAGGCCACAGGTGCGTACCTGGAGAAGGGGGGAGGGGCTCACCTGGGGACAGGTAAACCTGGTccggggggaagggagggagggagggagggagggagggagggagggaggatctgCCTCAGTCCTGTCTTGGACATGCCGTCATTCAGCATTTTTAGAAATGACTTGGACAGGGAGGAggtatcatcatcaacatcatcatcatctcacttTCATCTTGACTGAAGCACACACTTTCTCCACAACATTACAAAATCACACAACTTAATATTGCATCCCTAGGCTGCTtaggcaccttaaaaccacactcgAGCCCCACCCCAGAAtgtaagcaaacaagctgtttattgatggttataagcagagccggccctaggtaattttggggGGGTAGGTGAACCAAATCTTTgcgccccccccccgaatttaccccccccccccacacacacacacaaaccaatacCTGAGAGCCGGGGCGGCAGGGACCATCACTCACCAAACGgccgaacgaggaaggccagactctaggaaggcctagctcttctagggagacctcGCGAGACTTTGCGAGACCTTGCgaggtctccctagaagagctaggccttcctagagtctggccttcctcgttcggcCGTTTGGTGAGTGATGGTCCCTGCCGCCGCTGCCACCGGGGACCATCGCTCGCCAAACGGTCGAACGAGGAAGGCCAGACTCTTCTCAGGAGACCTCGCGAGACTTTGCGAGACCTCATgaggtctccctagaagagctagGTCTTCTtgtggagcctggccttcctcgttcggcCATTTGGCGAGTGATGGTCCCCACCAGCAGCACCTAGACAAACACCGGCGCTAAATTTacacgggggcgctgtcgaggcctcaacagcgccccccttcAACGTGCGCCCCAAGCGGCAGCTTCAGCTGCTTCAACGTTGGACCGGGCCTGGTTCtatgtaagcacaagcaaatgaggttcagagtcaataaaatgggtttaaatccacacgaGTAGTGTACttaaaaatcttgaagcaagagtctaggaAAGTCATTCAACGAACATCatccaaaccagatatcaaacACAGTCCCATGAAaagcatcaagaatagtccaaacaagattcagtTCCAAGTGTAGGAACAAACTGGAACCataggaaacaagactagaatgcaaGATCAACTCCTAGGTAATCCAAGGTAATGgaaatccaaatggcaaagttactggaacattcaactggattcaaaggcaaaacaaggctggaacctgAGCAAGATCCacggctgcaagaatatacaggaacacggagcaaaggtctttctctcttgaattacaatgttgccacctctgccgtagcagagaagaaccaggcatttaaggaaaattcaaggtctttctttcatgagaacACATTTTCTCTCGTGAGAAAGCTATTCATTAGCACACTTCAAAAGCAGTTGTTTACTTTTTCGCAAacattctctttccctccttctgtgAGTTATCACCTCCCTCCTGTCAaacacattatcctcctctaaactagaatgtccatctgatagctggtgaactggccttggcagcagagaggaatctgcttcaaaatgcctgcttgcaaccattctgtctctggtcccagaatccattggAACAGACTTTGGCCAcatgtcaggcccaaacccagagtcctctgtcagagcaggtgcagggacaattattGGCTAAATGGTCCCAATCTCAggctcaggctgggctacaacacttaAAATCAACCAATGTATGTGACTCGAGTCTCAtttgccatcgaatctaatgcgccTGTGACCACCAAAGCTCCcagcaatgaaaaagaaaaccttggggtgcatctctgTTGCAGAATGGATGCACttcgattgccttgtttcaatgctacggaatcatcggagttgtggtttcacaaggccttgagccttctctcccaaaaggaggctgatgcttcaccaaactacaaatcccaggatcccatagtattgagccatggccactCTTGTAAGAAGCACAGCCAGGgcagtctagatggcctttggtgtcCCCCTCCCAAGGTCTTGCAACTGTTGTAGCCTGGCAAGGGCCAGACAATTCCGACGAGGGTGATGAATTTCAAAATGAAGTGCTGAGAGTATTCAGGGAGATCTGCAGACAGGCCAGTCTGAGACAGGTCGGCCTGACCCTGAATCAGCAGACACTGTGAACCCGAACTTTCCCTGGAGAAGAGGCCTTGGGGAGACACAGAGGGCACAGAGATCTCAAGGGAGTGGAGATTAGATCTCAGGACTCAAGGCATGAAAAGCAGGCAATTAAGACATTCCGAGAGAATTAAAGAAAGGAGTTTCAGGTCCAGGGGCAGCAGGGATGATGTCAGGAGTGCCTTAGTGGGTTTGAATTAAGTGTTGGATTCTCAGCAATTCAGAGAAGACAACTTTGCCGTGGGGAAACAATCTTCAGTTTATGttgccaagttttcaagtctttggTTCTTGTAATAGTAATATTCTTGTTTCATGCTCGTGCCTTTGCACCTTGGAATAATTTTGCCTGAATTACGTTTCCTGTGTTCATTTTCCTGCATTTTGCCCTGGATTGTTGCTATGTTCTTGGATTTCTAGTTCCTGTGATGTTTTCATGGATTTCATGGACTCTGGCTGCTTTAGtatatttatatcctgactttagccaataaatttatttatttatttgcagcatttatattccgcccttctttctcaccccgaaggggactcagggcggatcacattgcagatataaggcaaacattcaatgccataacatagaacagagacagagacaagacgcaggcacgggctggcctcaaactcatgacctcttggtcagagtgatttgttgcagctggctttctttccagcctgcgccacagcccggcctctctATTATTGGACTATTggcctctggtgtggtgctgggtgaagagGTGCCTCAgggatgttagggattcctcttcttcagaagggaaaagggaggaggaaagtGTTCACGAATCAGagaggcagttggaatctgaagaggagattttgcaagtacccacatttcaggagaggcgaaaggaaatagagcagagacattgttcagctagatcagctgccagaaatgcagctgcgtaattaggaactgccctagcagctgggaggggactcagggctttaaagcagaagcaggtgcagccagctcttgctggtaacaaactgacttttcgctccccttgtgcctgcttcgagtctgcatctaggAAACTGCTcccaaggatttattgctgtttctttgtctgaagtaagaccgctatttgatttgggaatttatcagagacttaagaactgtgtttgccctaagacttccttgcttccttttgcattaatccactgagtgtgctgttctttatgttttgctgaagtaaagcagttttcatttacttaccacattgttttaaggctgttcttgaaagacaaaacaggacaagggCTAGGGTGCAACAGCAGCCCTGTGCTCCCCAAAAGAGGCTCTTTTTTGGGGGGCTGCTAGTTGTATTTCCCCACAGCACTGCCTCGTTGTTCCCTCCTTGACGCCTTCTGAGCCCCCACAGTTTTGATTTTTGCTTTCATGGATGTAGGTATTTCCTCTCACGACCGGTTTCCACCCTGTCGTGCTTCAATTGTGCATCGCAAATAAGCCACTGCAGGTTCCAAACTCCAGAGAATAATCCCCCTCATAGAGAAGTGACTAATGGCTCAGTTATTTGTAGGACCCCCAGAAAGGATCCAGGTGAAGGGGTGGTCAGCTGCTTGCATTGAAGGCACGCCTTCCTACTTTTATTTCCTTCCAAATGGTTTTGCAGATGGAGAGGAGCAGGACTTGTTTGGCAGCCTCTTGACAACACTTTGGATGtcgtagttgttctactccagaaacttccttttttgtggctgccacaaactctgttgaattggttgcCGCTCAGTgatgatattcattgaaaagctatagccaAATAGTGCTGTTGCACTCTATCCTTGAGGCATCTTCTCACCCAGCACCACGCAGGAGTCCATTTGGActacaacagtttattaagaaaagcaggtacaaaggggggaaagggcattttcccaaaaaggagtaggaaaggagctataaaatagcagttGTCCATATACAAAAAAGCAGTAGTCTAAAAAATGGCAAAGTACATGAAATCCAGGAAATCAggatcacaggcataaatccataagcataaaAGCATGACCGTttcccaaggcaaaactctttcaggaacatgGGTAAACACAGGAAATGTGAATCATGAATTTGAGAGCTGAAACAGGAACCTAGACCTTTTGGCAACGttgtctgctctgagagacaccaagaaacatcacttaatttaagcccaagcccgaccaaaaagccatgagatcatgcctcacacatctGGTTTTCAAGGACTTCCCATGGAGTCTCTCTAACCAACTAATTAATCTATCATTCACTCCCTCTGTGTGGAGACCTAATCTGGTAtcacgggaaaactccccatcagctgaaggccgattcccaagagaaatggacAAAACATCATCTGTCTCATTGTCaacttctctctgatctaaggcctgcatTTCACCCCAATGACACACAGACTCCTCACTaagaaacccatcatccccttcaTTCTCTTAGAAATCCCCAGCTTCTTGCTGAGTCCCATCACGTCCGACAAGATGCACCTCCCACagaagcaaagtttttgcagttcaataaactttccccatgtttttatgatagaaccaattagtaaatgacatttttaacccaggaacaaaaatcgtgttacgtaACGTAATAAATCTGCACATTTCATTTTCATTGCACATTTCCTACtgcatgttaggaattgtgggtgttgaagtccaaaacacctggagggagggccgaatgttgcccatgcctgccaaaaACTCACCTGgcctttgtctctctctctctgccttccaGCCCACCAGAACGGAGGAACGGACCCCCATGCGGCGGTGGAGGTGGAGGAAGGGGACGGCTGCTATGTCCAGGGTCCTCTCCCAGGGACGGCGGGGGCCCCTCCGGTGGAGCTTTCTGTGCTGACCCCTGCGATGCCGGACCGGGCACGGGTCAACAGCTCGGAGGCCAAGCTGCTGGCCAAGAAGCGCGTGATCCGGATGCTGGTGGTGATCGTGGCGGTCTTCTTCGCCTGCTGGCTGCCGGTCTACGGGGCCAACACCTGGCGGGCCTTCGACGCGGAGTCGGCCCACCGGGCGCTGGCCGGGACCCCCATCTCCTTCATCCACCTGCTCTCCTACGCCTCCGCCAGCATCAACCCCTTCGTCTACTGCTTCATGAACAAGCGCTTCCGCAAGGCCTTCGCCGCCACCTTCGcccgatgctgctgctgctgcggacCCCGCGGACCCTGCCCCTTCGTATCCGCGGCCCTGCGGCGGAGGAGGCAGCAGCGCGGACCCTGCGAGGAAGAGCTCACCACCGCCAGCGGGCCCTCCCTCTCCAAGATCAGCTACACCACCGTCAGCAGCGCCGGGCCCCTCTGAGGAGGACCCCCTTCAGCACCCTCAGGAAGAAAGACCCCCCCCATTTGCCCCAGACTGACCCCCTTGAGGGCATGCGTCATGGGTTGGGGGGTGCATGAAGGGGGGTTTTTCCCCCTCCCCATGTTGTCGGTCCTCCTAAACAGCCCCCCTCCATTTCTAGATCATTCCCTCAAAGGAATGATTAACTTCATcccatagacatgtgattgtactgagcatgttcaggctcaggactcccttttgtattcacttttgcatcagacctgaggctgttaggaatggtgggagttggagtccacagCACCCGGAGGGAGGGGCCAAGTTGGCCCTTGAGTCATAGCTTTACCTGAAAGCCCCCCTCTTTCCCTGCATTGCTTCTGCTTCTTCGTTTCTGCCATTTCAGGGAGGGGGCTGCATGGGGTgggtttcctttgtgtttcttttgtGATTGTGAAATAAAGCCCACAACTGTTCTGAACCGCCTTCCTTGTCTGCATCTGCTTTTGCCCTGGGTTGTGTTGTTTTCcttggaggaggaaaaggagggggcaCGAACCAGGAGACCCCCCTCATCCCACTCTTCTCTCATCTTCTGCCATCGctcaacaaaaacacacacatacagagctgCGCATTTTGGGAAGAGCCTTCCATCTTGCCCTGAATTATTCATCGCTATTTCTGCTCCCGGCGGCGGGAAATGTGGGGAGGGGTCTGGCCTAGATATGTCCTGGAACAGCCTCcccatgcatatacacacacataccattCCAAGGCTGGGATTCCAAAACACCCATTGCAAGGCTCCTGCTGCATGCGCCAGAGCATGCGCCTGCATGGAATTTCCCACATCAGACTATTTCTGAAATATTGATGCCGCACAAGCTGTTTTCTTGTGCCTCCAAAAGCGCATTTTGCAAAGAGCTGCAAATCCACTCCTCACTCATGAGATGTTCCTCCATCttttgctgccccccccccccgcccgccccATAGTGGGAATCcagacagttaaagtagtgttaaaaCTACTATAGTAGTTGTTCAGATTGAATACATCCTAAACTGTACAAACAGGAAATGCTGTGTTGAAAAGCCATGAAagatttccaataataataataataataataataataatgatgacgatgatgatgatgttcgacttgtggttttgtgaaacaaaatccagcatgtctatcttgtttgctgtgtcatacagcgtcgttgtgtcaataataataataataacaacaacaacaacaacaacaacaactgcaaaaggccaccctattgggatctgcacgcatcatccgaaaatacatcacacagtcctagacacttgggaagtgtttgacttgtgattttgtgatacgaaatccagcatatctatcttgtttgctgtgtcataaaataataattataactttattttatacagcgcatccatctccccgaagggactcgggtggcttactgtcctgttttgtttttcaagaacagctttaaaacaatgtggtaagtaaatgaaaactgctttacttcagcaaaacataaagaacagcacactcagtggaataatgcaaaagaaagcaaagtaatCTTAGAGCAAACACagttaagtctctgataaattcacaaACCAAGTAGCAGTTTTgcttcaaacaaagaaacagcaataaatccttaggagcagtttcccagatgcagactcaaaacaggcacaaggggagtgaaggcttaggcattagagtcagtttgttaccagcaagagctggctgtacctgcttctgctttatagtcctgagttcccccacagctgctagggcggttcccaattaatcagctgcatttctggcagctattctagctgaacgacgactctgctctgtttcctttcgcctctcctgaaatgtgggtacttgcaaaatctcctcctcagattccaactgccgctctgattcatgaacactttccttctccccttcctcttctgaagaagagcaaTCCCTAacacttacatggggccaagtccgggTAATTACAGTCAtcagaaagttttttaaaaatcaaacaaaatacaattatacacaGTAAGCAGAATAAAATAACAGTGATACCAACTAAACATAATCTAAAACCTGGGCAAAGTTTATAAAAACAGACTGGGAGAAAAAGTGCAGAGTGTATATTGTAAACAAGAGAATGTAGTAGATGATACTAAGACTCCAGTTTTGCTGCTAGCCTTAGTTACGTATTGTGATTTCATACACAGCAGtatctgaagaaatccaacacttggcAAATATCCATGATgctcaaagatttttttaaagccaccaaggtcatctatggaccaagaaatcatggcatacagCTTCTACGCGCATCAGATAGaaacaaaattctgaaggacaaaaaaaatcaattgcaatGCATTGGAAAGAGCACTCCTACAACCTCCTGAATTGCAGCTCCAACGTTgcc
This window encodes:
- the LOC100563187 gene encoding cholecystokinin receptor encodes the protein MEPPRPFNDSLCRSPDASASSSSSSAWNGTGAAAAPGGALGGCDPSRRGPRGLRDLDVSVRVLLYAAIFLLSLVGNALIVVVLVLNRRMRTVTNSFLLSLALSDLMVALFCMPFTFIPNIMHTFVFGKVICKAVAYLMGMSVSVSTFSLVAIAIERYNAICNPLQSRVWQTRSHAYRVIAATWLLSALLMLPYPVYSSISSPPGHPAIFQCSPHWPGRHVRQAWYVLLLVTLFLVPGLVMTVAYGLISRELYRGIQFEMDLTRKATAHQNGGTDPHAAVEVEEGDGCYVQGPLPGTAGAPPVELSVLTPAMPDRARVNSSEAKLLAKKRVIRMLVVIVAVFFACWLPVYGANTWRAFDAESAHRALAGTPISFIHLLSYASASINPFVYCFMNKRFRKAFAATFARCCCCCGPRGPCPFVSAALRRRRQQRGPCEEELTTASGPSLSKISYTTVSSAGPL